In the genome of Delphinus delphis chromosome 15, mDelDel1.2, whole genome shotgun sequence, one region contains:
- the UBFD1 gene encoding ubiquitin domain-containing protein UBFD1 isoform X2 — MAAAGAPDGMEEPGMDTEAETVATEGPARPLSCLEAEAAAGAAAEDSCAARGSLQPAPAQPPGDLAAQASVSNGEDAGGGAGRELVDLKIIWNKTKHDVKFPLDSTGSELKQKIHSITGLPPAMQKVMYKGLVPEDKTLREIKVTSGAKIMVVGSTINDVLAVNTPKDAAQQDAKAEENKKEPLCRQKQHRKVLDKGKPEDVMPSVKGAQERLPAVPLSGMYNKSGGKVRLTFKLEQDQLWIGTKERTEKLPMGSIKNVVSEPIEGHEDYHMMAFQLGPTEASYYWVYWVPTQYVDAIKDTVLGKWQYF; from the exons ATGGCGGCGGCCGGAGCCCCGGATG GCATGGAGGAACCGGGCATGGACACGGAGGCCGAGACCGTGGCGACCGAGGGGCCCGCGCGGCCCCTCAGCTGCTTGGAGGCCGAAgccgcggcgggggcggcggccgAGGACTCCTGCGCCGCGCGAGGCAGTCTGCAGCCTGCCCCGGCCCAGCCCCCTGGGGACCTCGCGGCCCAGGCCTCGGTCAGCAACGGCGAGGACGCGGGCGGCGGCGCGGGCAGGGAGTTGGTGGACCTGAAGATCATCTGGAACAAGACTAAGCACGACGTGAAGTTTCCCCTGGATAGCACAGGCTCCGAGCTAAAACAGAAGATTCACTCGATTACAG GTCTCCCGCCTGCCATGCAGAAAGTCATGTATAAGGGACTTGTCCCTGAGGATAAGACgttgagagaaataaaagtcaCCAGTGGAGCCAAGATCATGGTGGTTGGCTCCACGATAAATGATGTTTTAGCAGTAAACACACCCAAAGATGCTGCCCAGCAGGACGCAAAGGCCGAAGAGAACAAGAAGGAGCCTCTCTGCAGGCAGAAA CAACACAGGAAAGTATTGGATAAAGGAAAACCCGAAGATGTGATGCCGTCTGTTAAGGGTGCCCAG GAGCGCCTGCCAGCTGTACCCTTATCTGGCATGTACAATAAGTCCGGGGGAAAAGTGAGACTTACCTTTAAGCTAGAACAAGACCAGCTGTGGATCGGCACTAAAG AGCGGACTGAGAAATTGCCCATGGGTTCCATTAAAAATGTGGTCAGTGAACCTATCGAAGGACACGAAGACTACCACATGATG GCGTTTCAGTTGGGCCCCACGGAAGCCTCTTACTACTGGGTGTACTGGGTTCCAACTCAATATGTGGATGCAATCAAAGACACTGTGCTGGGGAAATGGCAGTATTTTTGA
- the UBFD1 gene encoding ubiquitin domain-containing protein UBFD1 isoform X1 — protein MAAAGAPDGMEEPGMDTEAETVATEGPARPLSCLEAEAAAGAAAEDSCAARGSLQPAPAQPPGDLAAQASVSNGEDAGGGAGRELVDLKIIWNKTKHDVKFPLDSTGSELKQKIHSITGLPPAMQKVMYKGLVPEDKTLREIKVTSGAKIMVVGSTINDVLAVNTPKDAAQQDAKAEENKKEPLCRQKQHRKVLDKGKPEDVMPSVKGAQERLPAVPLSGMYNKSGGKVRLTFKLEQDQLWIGTKDSWREPNMPNSPVSGQHCRYSVFEVNGKEKYRGSHRLRLRGFRDRPFSMILLKMGPKFYGK, from the exons ATGGCGGCGGCCGGAGCCCCGGATG GCATGGAGGAACCGGGCATGGACACGGAGGCCGAGACCGTGGCGACCGAGGGGCCCGCGCGGCCCCTCAGCTGCTTGGAGGCCGAAgccgcggcgggggcggcggccgAGGACTCCTGCGCCGCGCGAGGCAGTCTGCAGCCTGCCCCGGCCCAGCCCCCTGGGGACCTCGCGGCCCAGGCCTCGGTCAGCAACGGCGAGGACGCGGGCGGCGGCGCGGGCAGGGAGTTGGTGGACCTGAAGATCATCTGGAACAAGACTAAGCACGACGTGAAGTTTCCCCTGGATAGCACAGGCTCCGAGCTAAAACAGAAGATTCACTCGATTACAG GTCTCCCGCCTGCCATGCAGAAAGTCATGTATAAGGGACTTGTCCCTGAGGATAAGACgttgagagaaataaaagtcaCCAGTGGAGCCAAGATCATGGTGGTTGGCTCCACGATAAATGATGTTTTAGCAGTAAACACACCCAAAGATGCTGCCCAGCAGGACGCAAAGGCCGAAGAGAACAAGAAGGAGCCTCTCTGCAGGCAGAAA CAACACAGGAAAGTATTGGATAAAGGAAAACCCGAAGATGTGATGCCGTCTGTTAAGGGTGCCCAG GAGCGCCTGCCAGCTGTACCCTTATCTGGCATGTACAATAAGTCCGGGGGAAAAGTGAGACTTACCTTTAAGCTAGAACAAGACCAGCTGTGGATCGGCACTAAAG ATTCCTGGAGGGAACCGAACATGCCTAATTCACCTGTTTCTGGCCAGCACTGTAGGTATTCAGTGTTCGAGGTAAATGGTAAAGAGAAGTATAGGGGATCTCATCGTCTGAGGTTACGTGGTTTCAGGGACAGGCCATTTAGTATGATTCTGCTTAAAATGGGACCAAAGTTTTATGGAAAATAA